A single region of the Pseudomonas mandelii genome encodes:
- a CDS encoding tyrosine-type recombinase/integrase, with translation MALSDLAVRQAKATGKPYTLGDLDGLSLAVAPEGGKSWHYRYYWAGKQKRMSLGTYPEVSLREARSLRDEARALLAKGINPRAHRKQKRQSVRLADENTFKAVFDTWVEHRRLVLKEGRQSTLSQIQRIFVKDVLPALGKRSIYEIQRSDLLEVVARIERRKALTSAEKVRTWFRQMFRYALIIVPGLPLNPAFDLDVVALPQPPVRHNPFLRMPELPAMLQILRQYPGKLQTQLGLRLLFLTGVRTGELRLATPDQFHLDKGLWIIPPEVVKQLQLELRKEGKRSGGIPPYIVPLSVQAVEVVRHLLDQVKPAQRYLFAHYSDLKKRISENTLNAALKRIGYKDQLTGHGIRGTISTGLNEIGYPKIWVDAQLSHSDPDKVSSAYNHAEYVEQRRRMMQDWADRLDLFEQCRVEAASMPITIRLEGVPQLAGGFDEVVPTATRAPILGATSAGSTMPTLPAAAQRISAVSGLALGLSDIQRERMEMLEMFNAPHNLPVAVFAEMAGKSRRWISYEVQAKRVLALSLGNQGRRVPDWHLDPLKHKLVQAVLKHSQDADSWAIYRALLNPHGVLDGRTPIEGVTSANFHEAVMAACFTLKSSETLHTQFNAVFR, from the coding sequence ATGGCACTCTCAGATCTGGCTGTCCGGCAAGCAAAAGCAACCGGAAAGCCCTACACCCTCGGCGACCTTGATGGGCTATCCCTGGCGGTGGCACCTGAAGGCGGCAAGTCGTGGCACTACCGCTACTACTGGGCCGGTAAGCAGAAACGCATGTCGCTGGGCACTTATCCCGAGGTCAGTCTCCGGGAGGCTCGTTCTTTGCGCGACGAAGCCCGAGCTCTTTTGGCCAAGGGCATCAACCCCCGAGCACACCGTAAGCAGAAGCGGCAGTCCGTCCGTCTCGCGGACGAAAACACATTCAAGGCAGTGTTCGACACGTGGGTAGAGCATCGTAGACTCGTTCTCAAGGAAGGACGGCAGAGCACGCTCTCACAGATCCAGCGTATTTTTGTCAAAGACGTACTTCCTGCTCTTGGGAAGCGCTCAATCTACGAAATCCAGCGGTCCGACCTGCTGGAGGTCGTGGCGAGGATAGAGCGCAGAAAGGCGCTCACTAGCGCCGAGAAGGTCCGGACCTGGTTCCGGCAGATGTTCCGTTACGCATTGATCATCGTCCCCGGGTTACCGCTGAATCCGGCGTTCGACCTGGACGTCGTCGCGTTGCCCCAGCCACCTGTGCGCCATAATCCATTCCTGCGCATGCCCGAGCTCCCGGCCATGCTCCAAATACTACGTCAGTATCCCGGTAAGCTGCAGACCCAGCTTGGCCTTCGGTTGCTATTTTTGACGGGAGTGCGTACGGGGGAGTTGCGGCTGGCGACGCCGGATCAGTTCCACCTCGATAAAGGCCTCTGGATCATCCCCCCTGAAGTGGTGAAACAGCTGCAGCTTGAACTGCGGAAGGAGGGCAAGCGTTCCGGTGGTATCCCGCCCTACATCGTGCCGCTCTCTGTGCAAGCTGTGGAGGTCGTTCGCCACCTGCTCGATCAAGTGAAGCCAGCCCAGCGGTACCTGTTCGCTCACTACAGTGACTTGAAAAAGCGTATCAGCGAAAACACGCTTAATGCCGCGTTAAAACGGATCGGGTACAAGGATCAACTGACAGGTCATGGCATCAGGGGAACTATTTCCACCGGCCTCAACGAAATTGGCTACCCGAAGATTTGGGTCGATGCGCAGCTCTCTCATTCAGATCCCGATAAGGTGAGCTCGGCGTACAACCATGCCGAGTACGTGGAGCAGCGGCGGCGCATGATGCAGGATTGGGCCGATAGACTGGATCTCTTCGAGCAGTGCCGGGTTGAAGCGGCTAGCATGCCGATCACCATTCGCCTAGAAGGTGTTCCGCAGTTGGCGGGAGGTTTTGACGAAGTGGTCCCTACCGCGACGCGCGCTCCCATCCTGGGGGCGACAAGCGCAGGAAGCACAATGCCGACGCTGCCTGCAGCCGCTCAACGCATATCGGCTGTTTCAGGACTAGCGCTTGGGCTTTCGGATATACAGCGAGAGCGAATGGAAATGCTGGAGATGTTCAACGCACCACATAATCTCCCGGTGGCGGTGTTTGCTGAGATGGCTGGTAAATCACGCAGATGGATCAGTTACGAGGTTCAGGCCAAAAGAGTGCTTGCGTTGAGCCTGGGTAACCAGGGGCGGCGCGTTCCAGATTGGCACCTAGATCCCCTGAAACATAAGCTGGTGCAGGCTGTTCTGAAGCATTCGCAGGACGCTGATTCCTGGGCGATTTACCGAGCATTACTGAATCCCCATGGAGTGCTGGATGGCCGCACGCCGATTGAGGGCGTTACGTCAGCGAATTTCCATGAGGCTGTTATGGCCGCGTGCTTTACTTTGAAGAGTAGCGAGACCTTGCACACGCAGTTCAACGCGGTGTTCAGGTGA
- a CDS encoding SDR family NAD(P)-dependent oxidoreductase — translation MNIDLNGKTAVITGSTAGIGLAIAKSLAQAGANVVVNGRTQAAVDKAVAAVQAHAPSVEVQGVVADLATAEGCQQLAVQAPHCDVLINNLGIYGTVPFFDISDDEWQRYWDVNLMSGVRMSRAYMPQMLERNWGRVVFIASESAYNIPADMVHYGMSKTAMLGLARGLAKMAAGTGVTVNSVLPGPTLSEGAAQMLMANAPADQTLEEAGIAFVQQHRPSSIIGRAAQLDEVANMVTYVASPLSSATTGAALRVEGGIVDSI, via the coding sequence CTGAACATCGACTTAAACGGTAAGACTGCCGTCATCACGGGTTCCACTGCTGGCATTGGCTTGGCGATTGCCAAGTCTCTGGCTCAGGCTGGTGCAAACGTTGTGGTCAACGGCCGCACGCAGGCAGCGGTGGACAAGGCTGTAGCCGCCGTGCAGGCCCACGCACCAAGCGTTGAGGTGCAAGGCGTGGTTGCTGACCTGGCCACGGCCGAAGGCTGCCAACAGTTGGCGGTGCAAGCGCCGCACTGCGACGTTCTGATCAATAACCTGGGCATCTATGGCACCGTGCCGTTTTTTGACATCAGCGACGACGAGTGGCAGCGCTACTGGGATGTGAACCTGATGTCTGGCGTTCGCATGTCGCGGGCCTACATGCCGCAGATGCTGGAACGCAACTGGGGCCGCGTGGTCTTCATTGCCTCTGAGTCGGCCTACAACATCCCGGCGGACATGGTGCACTACGGCATGAGCAAGACCGCCATGTTGGGCTTGGCTCGCGGGCTGGCCAAGATGGCCGCAGGCACAGGCGTGACCGTGAACAGCGTATTGCCCGGCCCTACGTTGTCTGAAGGCGCGGCCCAGATGCTGATGGCAAATGCCCCTGCCGACCAGACACTGGAAGAAGCGGGCATTGCATTCGTCCAACAGCACCGTCCCTCCTCGATCATCGGCCGCGCGGCGCAGCTGGACGAAGTGGCGAACATGGTGACCTACGTGGCTTCGCCCCTGTCGTCGGCTACGACGGGCGCGGCACTGCGAGTGGAAGGCGGGATTGTGGACAGCATTTAA
- a CDS encoding LysR family transcriptional regulator has translation MVSNPVDKFSSMMVFVKAVESGSFAAAADALELSAPMVGKHVRQLEQQLGVTLLNRSTRRQSLTEVGRNYYERCKIVLVEVEAADAIARDSRKLAQGHLRISASINYGTHCLAPVLAGYRSSHPQVTLGLELSDSVVDVIAGGYDAVFRVGTMPDSGLRARPLAPYRMVACAAPAYLVEHGAPQAPADLAQHQCLGFTHWSPREVWYFDGPNGREKVAIHGPLSANVGHALRVAALGGMGIILQPEALVADDLRAGCLQRVLPDYAAPALPVHLVTAPGRLRTQKLQSFLDYIVEVLGPQSGGRGTNR, from the coding sequence TTGGTTTCTAATCCTGTGGACAAGTTCAGCAGCATGATGGTCTTCGTCAAGGCGGTAGAGAGTGGCTCCTTCGCAGCTGCCGCTGATGCGCTGGAGCTCTCTGCCCCCATGGTCGGCAAGCATGTGCGCCAGTTGGAGCAGCAGCTCGGTGTGACCTTGCTCAACCGCAGCACCCGCCGCCAAAGCCTGACGGAAGTGGGGCGCAACTACTACGAGCGCTGCAAGATCGTGCTGGTGGAGGTGGAAGCAGCCGATGCCATTGCCCGCGACAGCCGTAAATTGGCGCAAGGCCATTTGCGTATCAGCGCTTCCATCAACTATGGCACCCATTGTTTGGCTCCCGTGCTGGCCGGTTACCGTTCCAGTCACCCGCAGGTCACACTTGGGCTGGAGTTGAGCGACAGCGTGGTGGACGTGATTGCCGGTGGCTATGACGCAGTGTTTCGCGTGGGTACGATGCCCGACTCAGGCCTACGTGCGCGGCCCTTGGCGCCGTACCGCATGGTGGCTTGTGCGGCTCCGGCCTATCTAGTCGAACATGGCGCGCCACAAGCACCGGCTGACTTGGCGCAGCACCAATGCCTTGGCTTCACCCACTGGTCTCCGCGCGAGGTCTGGTATTTCGATGGGCCCAATGGCCGCGAAAAAGTTGCCATTCATGGGCCGCTCTCTGCCAACGTTGGCCACGCGCTGCGTGTGGCGGCGTTGGGGGGCATGGGCATCATCTTGCAGCCCGAGGCACTGGTGGCCGACGACTTGCGGGCGGGTTGCTTGCAGCGCGTGCTGCCCGACTACGCCGCCCCAGCTCTGCCCGTGCATTTGGTTACGGCGCCGGGGCGGCTGCGTACCCAAAAGCTGCAAAGTTTTTTGGACTATATCGTCGAAGTGCTGGGGCCGCAGTCGGGCGGGAGAGGCACCAACAGGTGA
- a CDS encoding IS3 family transposase yields the protein MYSYEDRIRAVKLYIKLGKRTGATIRQLGYPTKNSLKSWHAEYERCLDLPRGYENSKSKYSLAQREKAVGHYLEYGRNIAATIKALGYPARDSLRAWIYEMRPELHTRIVGRSDGLARPPAVKQAAVIALCTRKESAKALAQKLGVCRPTLYNWKNQLLGPEVSPSMKCRLEPSSSPEREELQRQLESLQLDVRRLQLEHDLLMRANELIKKETGINRQVLTNREKTLLADALRQRYSLLELLDALGLARSSYFYHRARMQVAEKYTEARRAMADIFERNHRCYGYRRMRASLSRQRVRLSEKVVQRLMKQECLVVAKPKRRRYGSYLGEISPAPENLLNRDFTALAPNEKWLTDISEFQIPAGKVYLSPMIDCFDGKVISWSIGTRPDAELVNTMLDAAVETVASNDKRPVVHSDRGAHYRWPGWLSRIADAKLIRSMSRKGCSPDNAACEGFFGRLKTELFYPRNWQSTSIEQFIQALDSYIRWYNEKRIKISLGALSPIEYRESLGFAA from the coding sequence ATGTACTCATACGAAGACCGTATCCGAGCGGTCAAGCTCTACATCAAACTGGGCAAGCGAACCGGGGCAACTATTCGTCAGTTGGGCTACCCGACGAAGAACTCTTTGAAGAGCTGGCACGCAGAGTATGAGCGATGCCTCGACCTGCCGCGTGGCTACGAGAACTCGAAGTCGAAGTACTCACTGGCCCAAAGGGAAAAGGCTGTCGGGCACTATCTCGAATACGGTCGCAACATCGCCGCTACCATCAAGGCGTTGGGCTACCCCGCGCGGGATTCGTTGCGTGCCTGGATTTACGAAATGCGCCCCGAGTTGCATACGCGTATTGTCGGTCGATCAGACGGGTTAGCCCGGCCGCCAGCGGTGAAGCAGGCAGCGGTCATCGCGCTGTGCACGCGAAAAGAAAGTGCGAAAGCCCTGGCTCAAAAGCTGGGCGTGTGCAGGCCGACCTTGTACAACTGGAAAAACCAGCTACTCGGCCCAGAGGTATCCCCATCCATGAAGTGTCGGCTTGAACCCTCATCGTCACCGGAACGAGAGGAGTTGCAGCGGCAACTCGAATCTCTCCAGCTCGATGTTCGCCGTTTGCAGCTTGAACATGACCTGTTGATGAGGGCGAATGAACTCATAAAAAAAGAGACGGGCATCAACCGGCAAGTCCTGACCAATCGGGAGAAGACATTGCTGGCTGATGCCCTAAGGCAGAGGTACTCCTTGCTAGAGCTGCTTGACGCGTTGGGCTTGGCCCGAAGCTCCTATTTCTATCATCGAGCCCGAATGCAGGTCGCGGAAAAGTACACCGAAGCGCGTCGTGCCATGGCGGACATATTCGAGCGCAATCATCGTTGCTATGGCTACCGTCGGATGCGAGCTTCGTTGAGCAGGCAGCGTGTACGCCTTTCAGAGAAGGTGGTGCAGCGCTTGATGAAGCAGGAGTGCCTAGTCGTCGCCAAGCCGAAACGGCGTCGATACGGTTCCTACCTCGGGGAGATCAGTCCGGCGCCGGAAAACCTCCTCAACCGCGACTTCACGGCCCTAGCTCCGAATGAGAAATGGCTGACCGACATCTCGGAGTTCCAGATCCCAGCCGGCAAGGTGTACCTGTCCCCCATGATCGACTGCTTCGATGGGAAGGTAATCAGTTGGTCGATCGGCACGCGTCCCGACGCCGAGCTTGTGAACACGATGCTGGATGCCGCTGTCGAAACGGTGGCCAGCAACGATAAACGGCCTGTTGTTCACTCCGATCGTGGCGCTCACTACCGCTGGCCCGGCTGGCTATCGCGCATCGCTGATGCGAAGCTGATTCGTTCGATGTCGCGCAAAGGCTGCTCACCTGACAACGCGGCTTGTGAAGGTTTCTTCGGCCGACTGAAAACGGAGCTGTTCTATCCTCGCAACTGGCAGTCAACGAGCATCGAGCAGTTCATTCAGGCCTTGGATTCATACATTCGCTGGTACAACGAAAAACGAATCAAGATTTCCCTCGGCGCGCTCAGTCCCATTGAGTATCGTGAAAGCCTGGGCTTCGCGGCATAA